The nucleotide sequence AATCACCTAAATCCGAAGGATTCAAGACCTTTTTGCCCTGATTTTACTATTTGTGCTGCTTCTTGATACGTGATGCGTTTTTGATGCATAATTTCACGAATCTTTTCATCCATCTCTTCCGTAATATCCATCATCAATGAGAAAAAGAAAGACGGCTCTTTATAAAAATGCGTTACCACTTTTGTGTGCTTGTTCGTTCTGAATAAATCGGCGCAACTAGTGTACAAGAGATCAAACGTTTTGGCCACACTATTATCTAAACTAGCTATCACTCTGAGATGCTGTTTGTTCTAAAACAACAAGACGCTCATACAACGCTCATACGATGAGCAACACTGCGCACTAAAGAGTGTACTTACTAAAATCTTGCGCGCACTCTACGTTATCAAAAACATCGCGAGCATCACGCTCAATTTGCTCCGTTGTCGCATATCGCTGAGAAAAATGAGTAAGTACTAGTTTTTTCACTCCTGCATCATTTGCAATCTTTGCAGACTCTGCTGCAATCATATGTTTGCTCTCAAGAGCTCTGTTTTTATGCTCATTAGCAAACGTTGCCTCGCACAAAAGAAGATCCGCATCTCTTGCAAGTTCAACAGCACTTTTGCAAATACGCGTATCAGTTATGAACACAAATTTCTTCTTCTCAACCGTATACGTTAAATCCTTTGCGCGTAAAACCTTTCCCGCATACTGCGCATCCTTTCCTTCTTTGAGAATTCTGCAGTGAGGACCATCAGGAATATTCAACTTTGATAAGGCCTCTTTGTTAATATTCAAACGCGCTTTTTCTGTAAATGCATAACCCACGCAAGGAGTGGAATGATCAAGAGGAGCAGTCTCAAGAACATACTCAGAAGTCTCAAGAACTACACTTGTCTCCTTAGGGTCAATCTCCTCAACAATGATATCAACAGTAGATTCAAAGGCACACGATTTCAATGCATGATGCATAAATTCCTTTGTTCCTTTTGGACCAATAATAGTAAGACGTTTACCATCTTCGCTATTTCCCA is from Candidatus Woesearchaeota archaeon and encodes:
- the rnz gene encoding ribonuclease Z, with translation MMNITVLGTASAIPTKDRNVTSVFLRFKGLGILFDCGEGTQRQMNLTGIKRTDVDIIALTHWHGDHVGGLIPLIQTMGNSEDGKRLTIIGPKGTKEFMHHALKSCAFESTVDIIVEEIDPKETSVVLETSEYVLETAPLDHSTPCVGYAFTEKARLNINKEALSKLNIPDGPHCRILKEGKDAQYAGKVLRAKDLTYTVEKKKFVFITDTRICKSAVELARDADLLLCEATFANEHKNRALESKHMIAAESAKIANDAGVKKLVLTHFSQRYATTEQIERDARDVFDNVECAQDFSKYTL